A region from the Arvicola amphibius chromosome 12, mArvAmp1.2, whole genome shotgun sequence genome encodes:
- the Camk1g gene encoding calcium/calmodulin-dependent protein kinase type 1G: MGRKEEEEDDGCGSWKKQTTNIRKTFIFMEVLGSGAFSEVFLVKQRVTGKLFALKCIKKSPAFRDSSLENEIAVLKRIKHENIVTLEDIYESTTHYYLVMQLVSGGELFDRILERGVYTEKDASLVIQQVLSAVKYLHENGIVHRDLKPENLLYLTPEENSKIMITDFGLSKMEQNGVMSTACGTPGYVAPEVLAQKPYSKAVDCWSIGVITYILLCGYPPFYEETESKLFEKIKEGYYEFESPFWDDISESAKDFICHLLEKDPNERYTCEKALRHPWIDGNTALHRDIYPSVSLQIQKNFAKSKWRQAFNAAAVVHHMRKLHMNLHGPSVRPEVENRPPVSPAPEVSRTSFHDSTITEAPILDPSTPLPALTRLPCPRGSGPSAPGGRSLNCLVNGSLRISSSLVPMQQGPLATGPCGCCSSCLNIGNKGKSSYCSEPTLFRKANKKQNFKSEVMAPVKAGGNSHCRAGQTGVCLIM; the protein is encoded by the exons ATGGGgcgaaaggaagaggaggaggacgacgGCTGTGGTTCCTGGAAGAAACAGACCACCAATATCAGGAAAACCTTCATATTCATGGAAGTGCTGGGATC AGGAGCCTTCTCAGAGGTGTTCCTGGTGAAGCAGAGAGTGACTGGGAAACTTTTTGCCCTGAAGTGCATCAAGAAGTCACCGGCCTTCCGGGACAGTAGCCTAGAGAATGAGATTGCTGTGTTGAAAAG GATCAAGCACGAGAACATTGTGACCCTGGAGGACATCTACGAGAGCACTACCCACTACTACCTGGTCATGCAGCT TGTTTCTGGGGGTGAGCTTTTTGACCGGATCCTGGAGCGTGgtgtctacacagagaaagatgccagcctgGTCATCCAGCAGGTCTTGTCGGCAGTGAAATACCTCCATGAGAATGGCATCGTCCACAGAGACCTCAAG CCCGAGAACCTGCTGTACCTCACCCCTGAGGAGAACTCCAAGATCATGATCACTGACTTCGGTCTGTCCAAGATGGAGCAGAATGGAGTCATGTCCACAGCCTGTGGGACCCCAGGCTACGTGG CTCCAGAAGTGCTGGCCCAGAAGCCCTACAGTAAGGCTGTGGACTGCTGGTCCATCGGGGTCATCACGTACATACT GTTGTGTGGGTATCCTCCTTTCTATGAAGAAACGGAGTCAAAACTTTTTGAGAAGATCAAGGAAGGCTACTATGAGTTTGAGTCTCCGTTCTGGGATGACATTTCTGAGTCAG CCAAGGATTTTATTTGCCATCTGCTGGAGAAGGACCCAAATGAACGGTACACCTGCGAGAAGGCCCTAAGGCACCCCTG GATTGACGGGAACACGGCCCTGCACCGGGACATCTACCCATCTGTCAGCCTCCAGATTCAGAAGAACTTTGCCAAGAGCAAGTGGAGG CAAGCCTTCAACGCGGCCGCAGTGGTGCACCACATGAGGAAACTGCACATGAACCTGCACGGCCCCAGTGTCCGCCCAGAGGTGGAGAACAGGCCACCCGTATCCCCAGCTCCTGAAGTCTCCAGAACAAGCTTCCATGACAGTACCATCACAGAGGCCCCCATCCTGGACCCAAGCACACCCCTTCCTGCACTGACCCGACTGCCCTGCCCGCGCGGCTCCGGGCCTTCAGCTCCTGGTGGCCGCTCACTCAACTGTCTGGTCAATGGTTCCCTGCGCATCAGCAGTAGCCTAGTGCCCATGCAACAGGGCCCCCTAGCTACTGGGCCCTGCGGCTGCTGCTCCAGCTGTCTAAATATCGGGAACAAGGGGAAGTCCTCCTACTGCTCCGAGCCCACCCTCTTCAGAAAGGCCAACAAAAAACA GAACTTCAAGTCGGAGGTTATGGCCCCAGTGAAAGCCGGTGGCAACTCCCACTGCCGGGCCGGGCAAACGGGGGTGTGTCTCATCATGTGA